One Schistosoma mansoni, WGS project CABG00000000 data, chromosome 1 unplaced supercontig 0010, strain Puerto Rico, whole genome shotgun sequence DNA window includes the following coding sequences:
- a CDS encoding DEAD box ATP-dependent RNA helicase, putative yields the protein MNKTYCFFMN from the coding sequence atgaacaaaacataCTGTTTTTTCATGAATTAA